Below is a genomic region from Echinicola rosea.
GTTCTGTAGTTGATGGTTTCTGGCTGTGTCACCTCACCATGAGAACTATCCAAGATGGATTCCGGAGAAGCCAAACTAATAGTGACCCTGGAAAAGTCGTTGTTTAGTTTTTTATTTTTTCTGAACGCCATAATTTGTTTTGTGCTTATGTGAAGGGCCTTGCGGCCCAATAAGATCTAATTTAGTCGAGTGTGATTTCTAGTGCCAAACCTCTTAGTTCATGAACCAATACATTGAAAGATTCAGGAATATTCGGTTTTGGAAGGTTTTCACCTTTTACAATAGACTCGTAAGCCTTGGCCCTACCAATCACATCATCAGACTTCACCGTAAGAATTTCTTGTAGCACATGGGAAGCACCAAAGGCCTCCAATGCCCAAACTTCCATCTCTCCAAAACGCTGGCCACCAAACTGGGCTTTACCACCCAATGGCTGCTGGGTAATCAGGGAATATGGACCAATCGATCTTGCATGCATCTTATCATCTACCAAGTGACCCAGCTTCAGCATGTAGGCTATACCCACGGTCACAGGCTGATCAAACTGCTTACCTGTAAGTCCATCAAACAGATACGTTCTACCAAAGGATGGTAATCCAGCCAAATCAAGCTCAGCGGCTACTTCCTCAGTGGTAGCACCATCAAAGATCGGTGTTGCATATTTCTTGTTCATCTTCTCACCTGCCCATGCCAATACGGTTTCAAAGATCTGACCGATATTCATACGCGAAGGTACACCAAGTGGGTTAAGTACAATGTCCATTGGTGTTCCATCTTCTAAGAACGGCATATCCTCATCACGAACGATCTTCGCCACGATCCCTTTGTTACCGTGACGACCGGCCATCTTATCACCTACTTTAAGTTTACGCTTCTTGGCCACATAAACTTTGGCAAGTCTGACAATTCCGGCAGGAAGTTCATCACCTACTTCCAAGGTAAACCTGTCTCGCTTAAACCTACCAGAGATTTCATTCCTGGTATTGGTATAGTTTTTCACCAATTGTTGGATCAAGCTGTTGGTATGCTCATCTTCCGTCCAGTCATCAAGGATAATATCAGAGATAAGATTTGCCTCTTCTGGTACATTATAATTACTCTCATCCCGGTAAGGATTCTTGGCAGGGAAGAGATTATTCTCGATGTTTTGATGGTTAAATTTCACACCCTTGCTGATGATTTCATCACCAAACTTGTGCTTAACACCCAAAGAGGTCATCCCATCAAGAATACTGACCAATTTATTGATCATTTTAGCCCTCACACCAAGAAGTTCTTTTGTGTAAGCCTGCTTCAGTTTTTCCACTTCCGCTTTGGCTTTAGCACGCAACTCCTTGTCTTTCTTAGGCCTGGAGAATAATTTGGTTTCGATTACCACACCATTTAGGGATGGAGAAGCCTTCAGAGAGGCATCTTTCACATCACCTGCTTTGTCACCGAAGATCGCTCTAAGGAGCTTCTCCTCTGGAGTAGGATCCGTTTCCCCTTTTGGCGTAATCTTACCGATAATGATATCACCCTCTTTCAGCTCTGCACCGATACGGATGATGCCATTTTCGTCTAGATTCTTAACAGCCTCTTCAGATACGTTTGGAATTTCTGAAGTCAATTCTTCCTCGCCACGTTTGGTATCCCTTACTTCTAGTTGGAATTCCTCTACGTGGATGGAAGTAAAGATATCTTCCCGAACCACACGCTCGGAAATCACAATCGCATCCTCGAAGTTATATCCTTGCCATGGCATGTAAGCCACTTTCAGGTTTTTACCAAGCGCCAATTCTCCCTGATTGGTGGAATATCCCTCTACCAATACCTGGCCTTTTGTCACACGTTGCCCCTTCAGCACCAGTGGTGTCAGGTTAATGGTCGTATCTTGGTTGGTTCTTCTAAATTTGATCAAGTCATAAGACTTATATTCGTCGCTGAAGTTCACCAATAGCTCATCATCGCTCAAGTCATACTTGATGACAATTTTCTTGGCATCTACAAAATCAACGACACCATCCGCCTCAGCAATGATCAGTGAACGGGAATCCACAGCGGCTTTGGCTTCCAGACCTGTACCTACTATAGGCGATTCAGCCTTGAGAAGTGGCACGGCCTGACGCTGCATGTTGGATCCCATCAGGGCACGGTTGGCATCATCGTGCTCCAAGAAAGGAATCAAGGATGCGGCCACGGACACAATCTGGTTTGGCGCCACGTCCATATAACTGATCTCTTTCGGCTCCAGCACCGGGAAGTCACCTTCGTAGCGCGCCTTTACACGATCGTTTACAAAGCTTCCATCTGCTTCTAACGGTGCATTGGCCTGGGCGATGTTATTATTATCTTCCTCCTCTGCAGTAAGGAATACAATATCTTCTGATTCCATTCCGGCCTTTCCTTCTTTCACCTTTCTATATGGTGTTTCCAAGAAGCCCATGGAATTCACTTTGGCGTGTACACAAAGAGATGAAATCAGTCCAATATTTGGTCCCTCAGGAGTCTCAATCGTACATAGACGACCGTAGTGCGTATAGTGAACATCTCGTACCTCAAAACCTGCACGCTCCCGGGAAAGACCACCTGGCCCCAAAGCTGACAATCTACGCTTGTGCGTAAGTTCTGCCAGTGGGTTAGTCTGATCCATAAACTGGGATAGTTGGTTGGTACCAAAGAAAGAATTGATCACTGAGGACAATGTCCTTGCATTGATCAGGTCAACAGGCTTAAAGTCCTCGTTATCCCTTACGTTCATTCTTTCTCGGATAGTTCTTGCCATTCTCGCAAGTCCTACGCCGAACTGGCTATATAATTGCTCCCCAACGGTTCTTACCCTCCTATTGCTCAAGTGGTCAATATCATCGACCACCGCTTTGGAATTAATAAGACCGATCAGGTATTTTACGATATTAATGATATCTTCTGTCGTCAGAACGATCTTCTCCGCTTCGATATCAAGCCCGAGTTTCTTATTGATCCTGTAACGACCTACTTCACCAAGATCGTATCGCTTATCAGAGAAGAACAGGCCATGGATAACCTCTCTGGCAGTGGCTTCGTCAGGAGCCTCTGTGTTACGCAGTTGTCGGTAAATCACCTCCACTGCCTCTTTCTCAGAGTTTGAATTATCTTTCTGAAGCGTATTGTAAATGATGGAGTAATCCGCGATGTTGACATCATCTCGGTGAAGGATCACACTCTTTGCCCCTGAATCCAGGATCAATTCAATGTCCTCATCAGTCAGCACAGAATCCCTTTCCAACAACACTTCGTTTCGGTCAATAGAAACTACTTCACCAGTATCCTCATCCACAAAATCCTCTACCCAGGTTTTCAAAACACGGGCAGCTAGTTTCCTACCGACAATCTTCTTAAGGTTGGATTTAGTAGCATCAATTTCTTCTGATAGGCCAAATAAGTCCAAGATTGCTTTATCAGAACCATAACCAATAGCTCTCAAAAGAGTGGTAACTGGGAATTTTTTCTTTCTGTCGATGTAAGCATACATGACATTATTGATATCCGTAGCGAATTCTATCCAAGATCCCTTAAACGGAATAATTCGGGCAGAATACAGCTTGGTACCGTTAGTGTGTTTACTTTGCGCAAAGAACACCCCTGGAGACCTATGAAGCTGGGATACGATTACCCTTTCCGCGCCGTTAATGACAAAAGAGCCCTTTTCGGTCATATACGGAAGGTTTCCCAAGAATACTTCCTGTTCTATTGTTTCA
It encodes:
- the rpoB gene encoding DNA-directed RNA polymerase subunit beta, producing MAIQNQTERKSFSSIKVVKDYPDFLDIQLQSFKDFFQLDTPAEKRRQDGLFKVFSENFPISDSRENFTLEFIDYTVDPPKYSVGECIDRGLTYSVPLKAKLRLLCSDEDNEDFETIEQEVFLGNLPYMTEKGSFVINGAERVIVSQLHRSPGVFFAQSKHTNGTKLYSARIIPFKGSWIEFATDINNVMYAYIDRKKKFPVTTLLRAIGYGSDKAILDLFGLSEEIDATKSNLKKIVGRKLAARVLKTWVEDFVDEDTGEVVSIDRNEVLLERDSVLTDEDIELILDSGAKSVILHRDDVNIADYSIIYNTLQKDNSNSEKEAVEVIYRQLRNTEAPDEATAREVIHGLFFSDKRYDLGEVGRYRINKKLGLDIEAEKIVLTTEDIINIVKYLIGLINSKAVVDDIDHLSNRRVRTVGEQLYSQFGVGLARMARTIRERMNVRDNEDFKPVDLINARTLSSVINSFFGTNQLSQFMDQTNPLAELTHKRRLSALGPGGLSRERAGFEVRDVHYTHYGRLCTIETPEGPNIGLISSLCVHAKVNSMGFLETPYRKVKEGKAGMESEDIVFLTAEEEDNNNIAQANAPLEADGSFVNDRVKARYEGDFPVLEPKEISYMDVAPNQIVSVAASLIPFLEHDDANRALMGSNMQRQAVPLLKAESPIVGTGLEAKAAVDSRSLIIAEADGVVDFVDAKKIVIKYDLSDDELLVNFSDEYKSYDLIKFRRTNQDTTINLTPLVLKGQRVTKGQVLVEGYSTNQGELALGKNLKVAYMPWQGYNFEDAIVISERVVREDIFTSIHVEEFQLEVRDTKRGEEELTSEIPNVSEEAVKNLDENGIIRIGAELKEGDIIIGKITPKGETDPTPEEKLLRAIFGDKAGDVKDASLKASPSLNGVVIETKLFSRPKKDKELRAKAKAEVEKLKQAYTKELLGVRAKMINKLVSILDGMTSLGVKHKFGDEIISKGVKFNHQNIENNLFPAKNPYRDESNYNVPEEANLISDIILDDWTEDEHTNSLIQQLVKNYTNTRNEISGRFKRDRFTLEVGDELPAGIVRLAKVYVAKKRKLKVGDKMAGRHGNKGIVAKIVRDEDMPFLEDGTPMDIVLNPLGVPSRMNIGQIFETVLAWAGEKMNKKYATPIFDGATTEEVAAELDLAGLPSFGRTYLFDGLTGKQFDQPVTVGIAYMLKLGHLVDDKMHARSIGPYSLITQQPLGGKAQFGGQRFGEMEVWALEAFGASHVLQEILTVKSDDVIGRAKAYESIVKGENLPKPNIPESFNVLVHELRGLALEITLD